In the genome of Sardina pilchardus chromosome 14, fSarPil1.1, whole genome shotgun sequence, one region contains:
- the slc30a5 gene encoding proton-coupled zinc antiporter SLC30A5: MDDKYSSNVLSSGKLGRVEVPNASLTRYIVLLWLTKLLKALGIFESYDLLKVVHIVQFLFILKLGCAMLLVFFQKPFSSGKMITKRQWIRIFKHSVISCIISLLGFFGLTLCGPLRTLLLFEHSDVVVITLLSVLFTSSGGGPSKTRGVAFFIIAVICLLLFDNDDLMAKMAEHPEGHHDSALTHALYTGISFLGVADHKGGVVLLVVALCLKVGFNTASRKLSVELGGAKRLYTLSSLVSSMVLLPWVIVLAATTESKVESWSALILPFAMIIFSVMILDFYVESICVAKMEAPRCARYGAIFLFLSGLLLANFWTHPLTDQLRAISNPAQQSSTEHVLSWGVLVSAAFFLMSDSILSSPSKKGQKGTLVGYSPEGTPLYNFMGDALQHTSQSLPRFIKDSLKQILEEYDSRQIFYFLCLNLAFTFVELFYGVWTNSLGLISDGFHMLFDCSALVLGLFAALMTRWKATRIFSYGYGRVEILSGFINGLFLMVIAFFVFVESVTRVLDPPNINTDMLTPVSVGGLLVNLVGICAFSHAHSHGAAKSSCSGHDHGHSHHGHSEHGHGGHGHSHGGHGHSHGGHGHSHGSGGGGMNANMRGVFLHVLADTLGSVGVIISTVLIRQFGWLIADPICSLFIATLIFLSVIPLLKDACEVLLLRTPPEHEKDLNMALEKIQKIEGVLSFRDAHFWRHSANVIAGTIHLQLMSDVVEQRIIQQVTAILKDAGVNNLSVQVEKEAYFQHMSGLSTGFHEVLAMTQQMESMKYYKDGTCIM, encoded by the exons ATGGATGACAAATATAGCAGTAATGTTCTTTCCAGTGGGAAACTTGGGCGAGTCGAAGTACCAAATGCCAG tctTACAAGGTACATTGTACTGCTATGGCTGACGAAATTGTTGAAGGCCCTTGGAATATTTGAGTCTTATGATTTGCTGAAAGTGGTACACATAGTTCAATTTCTCTTCATACTTAAGTTGGG ATGTGCAATGCTCTTGGTTTTCTTCCAGAAACCATTCTCCTCGGGGAAAATGATCACCAAAAGACAG TGGATCAGGATATTCAAGCATTCAGTGATCAGTTGCATCATATCTCTGTTGGGCTTTTTTGGACTAACACTTTGTGGACCATTAAG AACACTACTACTATTTGAACACAGTGAtgtggtggttattacactgcTTAGTGTGCTTTTCACAAGTTCAGGAGGTGGACCTTCTAAG ACGCGAGGTGTTGCCTTCTTCATCATTGCTGTGATCTGTCTCCTGCTCTTTGATAACGATGATCTCATGGCCAAGATGGCTGAACACC CTGAGGGGCATCACGACAGTGCCCTGACGCATGCACTCTACACGGGTATATCCTTCTTAGGAGTGGCAGACCACAAG GGTGGGGTTGTCCTGCTGGTGGTGGCGCTGTGCCTGAAGGTGGGGTTCAACACCGCCTCCCGGAAGCTGTCGGTGGAGCTCGGCGGAGCGAAGCGGCTTTATACCCTCTCCAGCTTGGTCTCTTCTATGGTCCTCCTTCCCTGGGTTATAGTCCTTGCTGCCACAACAGAG AGCAAGGTGGAGTCGTGGTCAGCCCTCATCCTGCCCTTTGCCATGATCATCTTCTCCGTCATGATCCTGGACTTCTACGTGGAGTCCATCTGCGTGGCCAAGATGGAGGCCCCCCGCTGCGCCCGCTACGGagccatcttcctcttcctgagcGGCCTGCTGTTGGCCAACTTCTGGACGCATCCGCTGACCGACCAGCTGAGGGCCATTAGCAACCCCGCGCAGCAGTCCAGCACTGAGCATGTGCTCTCTTGGGGGGTGCTGGTCAGCGCAGCCTTCTTTCTCATGT ctgACAGCATCCTGTCGTCCCCATCGAAGAAAGGCCAGAAGGGGACCTTGGTGGGCTACTCCCCTGAGGGTACCCCGCTCTACAACTTCATGGGCGACGCCCTGCAGCACACGTCCCAGTCCTTGCCCAGGTTCATCAAGGACTCCCTCAAGCAGATCCTGGAGGAGTACGACTCCCGACAGATCTTctactttctctgtctcaaCCTG GCCTTCACCTTCGTGGAGCTGTTTTATGGGGTGTGGACCAACAGTCTGGGCTTAATCTCCGATGGTTTCCACATGCTGTTCGACTGCTCCGCTCTGGTGCTCGGACTGTTTGCTGCTCTGATGACGCGCTGGAAAGCAACCAGAATATTCTCCTACGG GTATGGCCGTGTTGAGATTCTCTCGGGATTCATCAATGGTCTCTTCCTCATGGTCATCgctttctttgtgtttgtggagTCCGTAACCAGGGTTCTGGATCCCCCCaacatcaacacagacatgctaACG CCTGTCTCAGTTGGCGGCCTCCTCGTCAACCTGGTGGGCATCTGTGCCTTCAGTCACGCCCACTCCCACGGCGCGGCCAAGAGCAGCTGCTCTGGCCACGACCACGGGCACTCTCATCACGGGCACAGCGAGCACGGCCACGGAGGTCATGGGCATAGCCACGGCGGACACGGGCACTCTCATGGAGGACATGGGCATTCCCATGGGTCTGGTGGAGGGGGCATGAATGCCAACATGAGAG GTGTCTTTCTGCACGTGCTGGCCGACACACTGGGCAGCGTGGGGGTCATCATCTCCACCGTGCTCATCCGGCAGTTCGGCTGGTTGATCGCCGACCCCATCTGCTCGCTCTTCATCGCCACGCTCATCTTCCTCAGCGTCATTCCCTTGCTGAAGGACGCATGCGAAGTCCTCTTGTTGAGGACACCTCCCGAGCACGAGAAGGACCTAAACATGGCGCTGGAAAAG ATTCAGAAAATAGAGGGTGTGCTCTCATTCCGTGACGCTCATTTCTGGAGACATTCGGCCAACGTCATAGCAGGAACAATCCACCTTCAGCTGATGTCAGATGTGGTGGAACAGAGGATCATTCAGCAG GTCACGGCCATATTGAAAGACGCTGGTGTGAACAACCTGTCTGtgcaggtggagaaggaggcCTATTTCCAGCACATGTCTGGCCTCAGCACAGGATTCCATGAAGTTCTGGCCATGACACAACAAATGGAGTCCATGAAATATTATAAAGATGGAACATGTATCATGTAA